The following are encoded together in the Streptomyces flavofungini genome:
- a CDS encoding GtrA family protein, which translates to MTSTLHEMTGALPEAQAGTRPAPAPAATRLPLARLRRLFLEVVRFGVVGGSGVAVNLVVFNLLLHGLGRAPMTATVLASCVAMGTNYLGFRFYTYRDRASRTKRQIALFFVFSGIGVAMESLLFYAAYHGAGLSGPLGSNIAKAQSILLASAFRFLVYRTWVFQHRAQHDGRRP; encoded by the coding sequence ATGACCAGCACGCTGCACGAGATGACCGGCGCACTGCCCGAGGCGCAGGCCGGGACCCGCCCCGCTCCGGCGCCCGCCGCGACCCGCCTCCCCCTCGCCCGGCTGCGCCGCCTCTTCCTGGAGGTCGTCAGGTTCGGCGTCGTCGGCGGCAGCGGAGTCGCCGTCAACCTCGTCGTCTTCAACCTCCTCCTGCACGGCCTCGGCCGCGCCCCCATGACCGCCACCGTGCTCGCCAGCTGCGTCGCCATGGGCACCAACTACCTCGGCTTCCGCTTCTACACGTACCGGGACCGCGCCTCCCGCACCAAGCGGCAGATCGCCCTCTTCTTCGTCTTCAGCGGCATCGGCGTCGCGATGGAGAGCCTGCTGTTCTACGCCGCGTACCACGGAGCGGGCCTCAGCGGGCCGCTCGGCTCGAACATCGCGAAGGCGCAGTCCATCCTCCTCGCGTCGGCGTTCCGCTTCCTGGTGTACCGGACGTGGGTGTTCCAGCACCGGGCCCAGCATGACGGCCGGCGGCCGTAG
- a CDS encoding glycosyltransferase — protein MTHTAADVPDATITVIVYNDAERLPRAVASLRRQTHRNIEIVISDDHSTDATPQVARELAARDDRVTYLRLPENSGGCSAPRNRAIDIARAPFLMFLDSDDELPERAVELLLAAHAESEVDFVMGAVERVRVDTGRTSTWMPHLVAERRTVAGIEAEPALFFEHLSTSKMYRKSFLDRNGLRFPEGIHYEDQLFSAQAYCLAKAFTVIPEPVYRWYIEPYGAAEAASISNQRHKLSNVRDRVHVQGLIDAFLAESGHGSVREAKDYKFLKHDFRMYAGDLPFRDEEWLRGFAALVNPYLAGLAPGAYERLPRAERVVLQLVRDGRLAEAQVAARGLGHGVGPRETSVDAEGRLYWGGTVPESPAARRELDLTDLGLDSRPFPGAQFRHEITRLERGRGAALRLRIRTYDPGLRLPVGPQVARLVVAPGRERLTTPFRLDPVRPGVFEGEVVLDLARARVPVGGFSGTRHPLIQLSDGRLRNSGLLLAPLAFPRLEARVPYRSGTTPHVVTAEPEGRGAGRLQLTWTPVGATAHVLRPLTRRLAGAKGSRVHRAAHLAASVFR, from the coding sequence ATGACCCACACCGCAGCGGACGTCCCGGACGCCACCATCACCGTCATCGTCTACAACGACGCCGAACGCCTCCCGCGTGCCGTGGCTTCGCTCCGCCGCCAGACGCACCGGAACATCGAGATCGTCATCAGCGACGACCACTCGACGGACGCGACCCCGCAGGTCGCCCGGGAGCTGGCCGCGCGCGACGACCGCGTCACGTATCTGCGCCTGCCCGAGAACAGCGGCGGCTGCAGCGCGCCCCGCAACCGGGCCATCGACATCGCGCGCGCCCCGTTCCTGATGTTCCTGGACAGCGACGACGAACTGCCCGAGCGGGCGGTGGAGTTGCTGCTCGCCGCGCACGCCGAGTCCGAGGTCGACTTCGTGATGGGCGCCGTGGAGCGGGTCCGGGTGGACACCGGCCGCACGTCGACGTGGATGCCGCACCTCGTCGCGGAGCGCCGCACGGTGGCGGGCATCGAGGCCGAACCGGCCCTGTTCTTCGAGCACTTGTCGACCAGCAAGATGTACCGAAAGTCCTTCCTGGACCGCAACGGCCTGCGCTTCCCCGAGGGCATCCACTACGAGGACCAGCTCTTCTCGGCCCAGGCGTACTGCCTGGCGAAGGCGTTCACCGTGATCCCCGAGCCGGTGTACCGCTGGTACATAGAGCCCTACGGCGCGGCCGAGGCGGCCTCGATCTCCAACCAGCGCCACAAGCTGTCCAACGTCCGCGACCGCGTGCACGTCCAGGGGCTCATCGACGCCTTCCTCGCGGAGAGCGGCCATGGGAGCGTGCGCGAGGCCAAGGACTACAAGTTCCTCAAGCACGACTTCCGCATGTACGCGGGCGATCTGCCCTTCCGGGACGAGGAGTGGCTGCGCGGCTTCGCCGCCCTCGTGAACCCGTATCTGGCGGGGCTCGCTCCGGGGGCGTACGAGCGTCTGCCGCGCGCGGAGCGTGTGGTCCTCCAGCTCGTACGGGACGGGCGTCTCGCGGAGGCGCAGGTGGCGGCGCGGGGCCTGGGGCACGGGGTCGGTCCGCGCGAGACGTCGGTGGACGCGGAGGGCCGCCTCTACTGGGGCGGGACCGTCCCCGAATCGCCCGCCGCCCGCCGTGAGCTCGACCTGACGGACCTGGGCCTGGACTCGCGCCCGTTCCCCGGCGCGCAGTTCCGCCACGAGATCACGCGGCTCGAACGGGGGCGGGGCGCGGCCCTGCGTCTGCGGATCCGCACCTACGACCCGGGGCTGCGGCTCCCCGTGGGCCCCCAGGTGGCCCGCCTGGTCGTGGCCCCGGGCCGCGAACGCCTCACGACTCCGTTCCGCCTCGACCCGGTCCGCCCCGGGGTCTTCGAGGGCGAGGTCGTCCTCGACCTGGCGCGGGCCCGCGTGCCCGTGGGCGGCTTCTCCGGCACCCGCCACCCCCTGATCCAGCTCTCCGACGGCCGCCTCCGCAACAGCGGGCTCCTGCTGGCCCCGCTGGCGTTCCCCCGCCTGGAGGCCCGCGTCCCCTACCGCTCGGGCACGACCCCGCACGTGGTGACGGCGGAGCCGGAGGGCCGGGGCGCGGGCCGCCTCCAGCTCACGTGGACGCCGGTGGGCGCGACGGCCCACGTGCTCCGCCCGCTGACCCGCCGCCTGGCGGGCGCCAAGGGCTCCCGGGTGCACCGGGCGGCGCACCTGGCCGCAAGCGTGTTCCGCTGA
- a CDS encoding GntR family transcriptional regulator, translated as MSDSTWVSTSMPYLAPRAAGQPHAWAAEAAARGGKGGQRIAHAGEVPAPDAVAALLGVTAGEPVVVRRRIIELDNKPCELTDTYYPVSIARGTRLAEKGKIPGGAVTLLAELGHVGVRVREDVTARMPSADEREALRTGADEPVLRLSRVTLDSDDQPIQVDLMVMPAHRQQLRYEIRIG; from the coding sequence GTGAGCGACAGCACGTGGGTCAGCACCTCGATGCCGTACCTGGCGCCGCGAGCGGCGGGACAGCCCCACGCGTGGGCTGCCGAAGCCGCCGCCCGAGGCGGCAAGGGAGGTCAGCGCATCGCGCACGCCGGCGAGGTACCAGCCCCGGACGCGGTGGCCGCGCTGCTCGGCGTGACAGCCGGTGAGCCCGTCGTCGTACGGCGTCGGATCATCGAACTCGACAACAAACCCTGCGAGTTGACGGACACGTACTATCCCGTGTCCATCGCCCGTGGCACCCGCCTCGCCGAGAAGGGGAAGATTCCCGGCGGCGCCGTCACCCTGCTCGCCGAACTCGGCCACGTCGGCGTACGGGTCCGGGAAGACGTCACCGCGCGCATGCCCAGCGCGGACGAGCGCGAGGCGCTGCGCACGGGGGCGGACGAACCCGTCCTGCGCCTGAGCAGGGTCACCCTGGACAGCGACGACCAGCCGATCCAGGTCGACTTGATGGTCATGCCCGCCCATCGGCAGCAACTGCGTTACGAGATCAGGATCGGATGA
- a CDS encoding GntR family transcriptional regulator has translation MTVPTTEAHALDRRSLHERIAADLRDEIMSGDLAPGGKLPSTAQLKARFDASNATVQKALQLLKDEQLVIGRAGAAVTVREHRQRTMRPAASLARSESGEPYRWLAQASQHGTSARITLLDVSEVRPPSDVAAALNLADGETAQLRRQTLTIDDEPAELVMSYYPLSLARGTGLSDKRRIKGGTPTLLAELGFPPRRSVDRVSARVPTQDQHQTLRLPGDLPVLHTLRVVYSDNGLPVEVTVMVKAGHLYELQYEFTPE, from the coding sequence ATGACCGTGCCCACCACCGAAGCCCACGCACTCGACCGTCGCTCCTTGCACGAGCGGATCGCCGCCGACCTCAGGGACGAGATCATGAGCGGCGATCTGGCCCCGGGCGGCAAGCTGCCGTCCACCGCGCAGCTGAAAGCACGCTTCGACGCATCCAACGCAACCGTCCAGAAGGCGCTTCAACTCCTCAAGGACGAACAGCTCGTCATAGGCCGTGCCGGAGCGGCGGTCACGGTGCGCGAACACAGGCAACGGACCATGCGCCCCGCTGCCTCCCTGGCTCGTTCAGAATCGGGAGAGCCTTACCGCTGGCTCGCCCAGGCATCGCAGCACGGCACGTCGGCGCGCATCACACTGCTGGACGTGTCAGAGGTGCGCCCGCCCTCCGACGTAGCAGCCGCCCTGAACCTCGCCGACGGCGAAACGGCGCAGCTACGGCGGCAGACCCTCACCATCGACGACGAGCCGGCCGAACTGGTCATGTCCTACTACCCGTTGTCCTTGGCCCGGGGCACCGGGCTCTCGGACAAGCGGCGCATCAAAGGCGGCACCCCGACCCTTCTTGCCGAGCTCGGCTTTCCGCCCCGCCGGAGTGTGGACCGCGTTTCCGCAAGGGTTCCCACCCAGGACCAACACCAGACCCTCCGGCTGCCCGGCGACCTGCCGGTACTCCACACCCTGCGCGTCGTCTACAGCGACAACGGGCTCCCCGTCGAGGTCACCGTCATGGTCAAGGCAGGCCATCTCTACGAGCTGCAATACGAGTTCACACCGGAGTGA
- a CDS encoding ATP-binding protein encodes MPLSRQRRFPRARDSVPAARAFALETLVEWGVDIADRYEDVRLCVSEVATNAVLHGVPPGREFCLTLVVDGLLFRIEVRDSGGGSPQVIRESGEECSGRGLRLVAALADDFGVTVHTPGKTVWLAFKAVTEVVPSPAHADETRGVCT; translated from the coding sequence GTGCCCCTGTCACGGCAACGACGATTTCCCCGCGCACGCGACTCCGTGCCCGCCGCGCGTGCCTTCGCTCTCGAGACGCTGGTGGAGTGGGGTGTGGACATTGCTGACCGGTATGAAGACGTGCGGCTCTGTGTCTCCGAGGTCGCGACCAATGCCGTGCTGCACGGTGTTCCGCCGGGGCGCGAGTTCTGCCTCACGCTTGTCGTGGACGGCCTGTTGTTCCGCATCGAAGTGCGTGACAGCGGCGGCGGGTCGCCGCAGGTCATCCGCGAGAGCGGCGAGGAGTGCAGTGGCCGAGGGCTGCGCCTGGTGGCGGCCTTGGCCGACGACTTCGGCGTCACCGTGCACACCCCTGGCAAGACTGTCTGGCTGGCCTTCAAGGCCGTCACTGAAGTGGTGCCGAGTCCCGCGCATGCCGACGAAACGCGCGGGGTTTGCACGTGA
- a CDS encoding CDP-glycerol glycerophosphotransferase family protein produces the protein MPELSVVLYGRNVQGHLPETLAELAGAGPAGTGPVGAADPAPDAPTVEVVVAAIGPSAQDAAARHPSVTVVPLPEGTSDGAARAAGAARARGRWLQFARSKDGVTALGARGAAERAAELPDTVDVLLTDHSVSTWRRAGAPSADGGFLAKPGRRDVPLADCPDLLKVAPLLGTRIVRAGFWRAHAELFGGDDELFVAYAVPLLADRVAAYDQVALEERRLRVESLPPLTPDDRFALLETYERLLALAAERDAGPGPTAVLYAAMLTASLRIVARAGLPEPAAREFFRRASRAAVAHRPPGYRRPGGLEGVRRRLLEEDAYAKYRAFQAANKQRRKVRSAVGAGRAAVGRKVRDARYHQDLRRPVDPELAVFSAYWGRGVACNPAAIAAKLAELAPHVHPVWVVGAENVPLLPPGTDHVVPGTRRYWRTLATAKYLVNNANFPNAVVKRPDAVHVQTHHGTPLKRMGLDQLDYPAAAKGLNFHDLLARVDRWDYSVSSNSHSTQMWQRAYQSRYVELDYGYPRNDVYYSATAADVRAVRERLGIAPGKRALLYAPTHRDYEATWTPRLDLAALSERLGEDTVLLVRGHYFYGGAASPLTGLRRAGRVIDVSSYDPVEELALAADALITDYSSIMFDYANLDRPIVVYADDWETYAKTRGVYFDLLAEPPGHVARTQAELTGILTSPAWRDETAAKARAAFRRRFCEFDDGRAAERVVRRVFLGESEAALPPVTPLEERTPAPTPEEAAMPPEEATAPPEEATATSEEATA, from the coding sequence GTGCCGGAACTGAGCGTCGTCCTGTACGGCCGCAACGTACAGGGACATCTGCCCGAGACCCTGGCGGAGCTGGCCGGGGCAGGGCCCGCCGGAACCGGCCCGGTGGGCGCGGCCGACCCCGCCCCGGACGCCCCCACGGTCGAAGTCGTCGTCGCCGCCATCGGCCCCTCCGCCCAGGACGCCGCCGCCCGCCACCCCTCCGTGACGGTCGTCCCGCTGCCCGAGGGGACTTCGGACGGTGCGGCCCGCGCGGCGGGGGCGGCACGGGCGAGGGGGCGCTGGCTGCAGTTCGCGCGGAGCAAGGACGGGGTGACGGCGCTCGGGGCGCGTGGTGCCGCCGAGCGGGCCGCGGAGCTGCCGGACACGGTGGACGTGCTGCTCACCGACCACTCCGTCTCCACCTGGCGCCGCGCGGGGGCACCGAGTGCGGACGGCGGGTTCCTGGCCAAGCCGGGGCGCCGCGACGTGCCGCTCGCGGACTGCCCGGATCTGCTGAAGGTCGCGCCGCTGCTGGGGACGAGGATCGTGCGGGCGGGCTTCTGGCGGGCGCACGCGGAGCTGTTCGGCGGGGACGACGAGCTGTTCGTGGCGTACGCGGTGCCGTTGCTCGCCGACCGGGTGGCCGCGTACGACCAAGTCGCCCTGGAGGAGCGTCGGTTGCGGGTCGAGAGCCTGCCTCCGCTCACGCCGGACGACCGCTTCGCGCTCCTGGAGACGTACGAGCGCCTGCTCGCCCTGGCCGCCGAGCGTGACGCGGGACCGGGCCCCACCGCCGTCCTGTACGCGGCGATGCTCACCGCGAGCCTGCGGATCGTCGCCCGCGCCGGGCTGCCCGAACCGGCGGCCCGGGAGTTCTTCCGCCGGGCCTCGCGCGCGGCGGTCGCGCACCGCCCGCCCGGCTACCGTCGGCCAGGCGGCCTGGAAGGGGTGCGCCGTCGCCTCCTGGAGGAGGACGCGTACGCGAAGTACCGCGCGTTCCAGGCGGCCAACAAGCAGCGCCGCAAGGTGCGTTCAGCCGTCGGTGCGGGGCGCGCGGCGGTCGGCAGGAAGGTCAGGGACGCGCGCTACCACCAGGATCTTCGGCGCCCGGTCGACCCGGAGCTGGCCGTGTTCTCGGCGTACTGGGGCCGGGGCGTCGCCTGCAACCCGGCCGCGATCGCCGCGAAGCTCGCCGAACTCGCCCCGCACGTCCACCCGGTGTGGGTCGTCGGCGCCGAGAACGTACCGCTGCTGCCGCCCGGCACCGACCACGTCGTCCCCGGCACCCGCCGCTACTGGCGGACCCTGGCGACCGCCAAGTACCTGGTGAACAACGCCAATTTCCCGAACGCGGTCGTCAAGCGGCCCGACGCCGTGCACGTCCAGACCCACCACGGCACCCCCCTCAAGCGCATGGGCCTGGACCAGCTGGACTACCCGGCGGCGGCCAAGGGCCTGAACTTCCACGACCTGCTCGCGCGCGTGGACCGCTGGGACTACAGCGTCTCGTCCAACAGCCACTCCACGCAGATGTGGCAGCGCGCCTACCAGTCGCGGTACGTCGAGCTCGACTACGGCTACCCGCGCAACGACGTGTACTACTCAGCGACGGCGGCGGACGTGCGGGCGGTCCGCGAACGCCTCGGCATCGCACCCGGGAAGCGCGCCCTGCTCTACGCTCCGACGCACCGCGACTACGAGGCCACCTGGACCCCCCGCCTGGACCTCGCGGCCCTCTCCGAACGCCTCGGCGAGGACACCGTGCTCCTGGTGCGCGGCCACTACTTCTACGGCGGCGCGGCCTCGCCCCTGACGGGCCTGCGCCGTGCGGGCCGCGTCATCGACGTGTCGTCGTACGACCCGGTGGAGGAACTGGCCCTGGCGGCGGACGCCCTGATCACGGACTACTCCTCCATCATGTTCGACTACGCCAACCTGGACCGCCCCATCGTCGTCTACGCGGACGACTGGGAGACGTACGCGAAGACGCGCGGCGTCTACTTCGACCTGCTCGCCGAGCCGCCGGGCCACGTGGCCCGCACCCAGGCGGAGTTGACCGGCATCCTGACCTCTCCCGCATGGCGGGACGAGACGGCGGCGAAGGCGCGGGCCGCGTTCCGGCGGCGCTTTTGCGAGTTCGACGACGGGCGGGCGGCGGAGCGGGTGGTACGCCGGGTGTTCCTGGGCGAGAGCGAGGCGGCGCTGCCGCCGGTCACGCCGCTGGAGGAACGGACCCCGGCGCCGACACCGGAGGAGGCCGCCATGCCCCCGGAGGAGGCCACCGCGCCACCGGAGGAGGCCACCGCGACCTCGGAGGAGGCCACCGCATGA
- a CDS encoding polyprenol monophosphomannose synthase: MTDASPLDAAERAVRVLGAGRLPEEWAATPLTVVMPTYNEAGNLPGMADALLALPLPGLSLLVVDDSSPDGTGDLAEACARRHAEAEGRRRMHVLHRTEKDGLGRAYAAGMAKAVDDGAHYVLQMDADGSHPVAKVAELLGVALATDAGVVVGSRYVQGGTLSDAWGAHRKLLSRWANAYAGTILGTRVRDITGGFNLWRADAVRAVDLGSVDSAGYSFQVEMKYRAVGHGFDVMEVPIHFEDRTVGDSKMNLMVQLESVVVPWKLRLARGARALPGVPGSRGQGPGPGSGPSA; encoded by the coding sequence ATGACAGATGCAAGTCCGCTGGACGCCGCGGAGCGCGCGGTCCGGGTGCTCGGCGCCGGACGGCTGCCCGAGGAGTGGGCCGCGACGCCCCTGACCGTCGTCATGCCCACGTACAACGAGGCGGGGAACCTGCCCGGCATGGCCGACGCGCTGCTCGCCCTGCCACTGCCCGGCCTCAGCCTGCTCGTCGTCGACGACTCCAGCCCCGACGGCACCGGCGACCTCGCCGAGGCGTGCGCACGGCGGCACGCGGAGGCGGAGGGCCGCCGCCGCATGCACGTGCTGCACCGCACCGAGAAGGACGGCCTCGGCCGGGCCTACGCGGCCGGGATGGCCAAGGCCGTCGACGACGGCGCGCACTACGTCCTGCAGATGGACGCCGACGGCAGCCACCCCGTGGCGAAGGTCGCGGAGCTGCTCGGGGTCGCGCTCGCCACGGACGCCGGTGTCGTCGTCGGCAGCCGGTACGTCCAGGGCGGCACGCTCTCCGACGCCTGGGGCGCCCATCGCAAGCTCCTCTCCCGCTGGGCCAACGCCTACGCCGGCACGATCCTCGGCACCCGTGTCCGCGACATCACCGGCGGCTTCAACCTGTGGCGTGCCGACGCGGTGCGCGCGGTCGACCTCGGGTCCGTCGACAGCGCGGGCTACAGCTTCCAGGTCGAGATGAAGTACCGCGCGGTGGGCCACGGCTTCGACGTCATGGAGGTCCCGATCCACTTCGAGGACCGGACGGTCGGCGACTCCAAGATGAATCTGATGGTGCAGCTGGAGTCGGTGGTGGTGCCGTGGAAGCTGCGGCTCGCCCGCGGGGCCCGTGCGCTGCCGGGGGTTCCGGGGAGCCGCGGGCAGGGGCCCGGGCCGGGTTCGGGGCCGTCCGCATGA
- a CDS encoding DUF7848 domain-containing protein — protein MSGTGGIARGRYGFAEWALTAAEGMAVRYAGKCLSCGERSPDVLESDDAQLWCLKHAGAVRHSGFEVSAFQYFDAEMVAPDAGSRAL, from the coding sequence GTGAGTGGCACGGGCGGGATCGCGCGAGGTCGGTACGGGTTCGCGGAGTGGGCGCTGACGGCCGCCGAGGGGATGGCGGTGCGATATGCCGGTAAGTGCCTGTCATGCGGGGAGCGTTCTCCCGACGTTCTCGAGTCGGACGATGCGCAGTTGTGGTGCCTCAAGCATGCGGGCGCCGTTCGGCATTCCGGCTTCGAGGTGTCCGCCTTCCAGTACTTCGACGCCGAGATGGTCGCGCCGGATGCAGGTTCGCGCGCGCTGTAA
- a CDS encoding ABC transporter ATP-binding protein produces the protein MADTSTKTTPSAPGAPAPTVIAHAVDIVYRVHGAAASGRGAATAALGRMLRRREGGQERGVRTVHAVRGVSFTAHRGEAIGLIGTNGSGKSTLLKAVAGLLPVERGHIYTDGQPSLLGVNAALMNDLTGERNVHLGGLAMGMSREQVRERYQQIVDFSGIDDKGDFTSLPMRTYSSGMAARLRFSIGAAKDHDVLLIDEALATGDRSFQRRSESRIRELRERAGTVFLVSHNNKSIRDTCDRVLWLERGELRLDGPTEEVMREYERFTGGKA, from the coding sequence GTGGCTGACACCTCGACGAAGACGACACCGAGCGCTCCCGGAGCCCCCGCCCCCACGGTGATCGCCCACGCGGTCGACATCGTCTACCGGGTGCACGGCGCGGCCGCCTCCGGCCGGGGCGCCGCCACCGCGGCCCTCGGCCGCATGCTGCGCCGCCGCGAGGGCGGCCAGGAGCGCGGCGTCCGCACGGTCCACGCGGTCCGCGGCGTCTCCTTCACGGCCCACCGCGGCGAGGCGATCGGCCTGATCGGCACCAATGGATCCGGCAAGTCCACGCTGCTCAAGGCGGTGGCCGGACTGCTCCCCGTCGAACGCGGCCACATCTACACGGATGGTCAGCCGTCCCTGCTCGGCGTCAACGCGGCCCTGATGAACGACCTCACGGGGGAGCGCAACGTCCACCTCGGCGGCCTGGCGATGGGCATGTCCCGCGAACAGGTCCGCGAGCGCTACCAACAGATCGTCGACTTCTCCGGAATCGACGACAAGGGCGACTTCACCTCCCTGCCGATGCGCACGTACTCCTCCGGCATGGCGGCCCGCCTCCGCTTCTCCATCGGCGCGGCGAAGGACCACGACGTCCTCCTCATCGACGAGGCCCTGGCCACCGGCGACCGCTCCTTCCAGAGACGCTCCGAATCCCGCATCCGGGAACTGCGCGAGCGCGCGGGCACGGTCTTCCTGGTCAGCCACAACAACAAGTCGATCCGCGACACCTGCGACCGCGTCCTGTGGCTGGAGCGCGGCGAACTGCGCCTGGACGGCCCGACGGAGGAGGTCATGCGGGAGTACGAACGCTTCACGGGCGGCAAGGCCTGA